Part of the Flavobacterium okayamense genome, CTGTCATTTTAAATTTAAAATTGGCAATTTAACATTAAATCTATTTTCTTCTTTTGATACAATAATTGAAGAATTTGTCAAAATTTCATATCGTTTATTAATGTTATCTAAACCTAGATTATTAGAGTTTGTCGTTAATTTAGAAGTTAATGTGTTTGAAATGATTAAAAATGAATTTTCAATAGAAATATTAATTTTTATCGGATTATCTTCATCTAAACAATTATGTTTAAAAATATTATCAATTAATTCTTGTATTGAAGAAGATAAAATGTATTGATTACTATCAAATTCATCAGAGATTGAAAAATTAAATCCATTTTCAAACTTTGCTTTATAAATTTCAAGATATTCTTTAATAAACAATAATTCATCTTTAAGAAAAACAAAATCTTCTTCTTGCTTCTTTAAATAATACCTATAAACATTAGCTAAATTATGACCAAAATCAATTGCCTTTGTTGGATTTACTTCAATAAAAGAAATTAACGTATTTAGATTGTTAAAAAGAAAATGAGGGTTAATTTGATTTTTCAATTCCTGATATTGTGCATCTTTCTGAATGTTTTGGAGTTTTAATTTACCTATACTCTTTTTTTGTTTAAAATAGTACAACAATCCATATATCATACAAGTTGAAAACAAACTTATCATAAAAAAATTCAAAACTAATCCAAAATGAAATCTATACTTTACAATATTAAAAATTTGAAGAATCAAAAAAGTGAATATAGAAACTAAAACAACTTTAATGACTGTATTAATTTTTAATTTATTTGTAAATAGAATTCCAAAAAATGAAAGAATAACAACGCTAATTAAATATGGTATAAAAAATTTAATATGATCGTAATAATCTAGTAATTTCAAATTAATGAAA contains:
- a CDS encoding sensor histidine kinase, whose product is MKSYQSFLLFWLLPFIIFIPVIVLDNNYSFWSVLNSKITFFTLIYFAIISFTNVRITRYLESFRFKEKNKILLSSLSCFVFVFIFSIGFQLIYQKKINLFPPFFQGLVAIGVFLIEYLMVRLFNNEKESNLDFSFSKFFYVKLLLFVFFVDFLFIFLLTFDTFINLKLLDYYDHIKFFIPYLISVVILSFFGILFTNKLKINTVIKVVLVSIFTFLILQIFNIVKYRFHFGLVLNFFMISLFSTCMIYGLLYYFKQKKSIGKLKLQNIQKDAQYQELKNQINPHFLFNNLNTLISFIEVNPTKAIDFGHNLANVYRYYLKKQEEDFVFLKDELLFIKEYLEIYKAKFENGFNFSISDEFDSNQYILSSSIQELIDNIFKHNCLDEDNPIKINISIENSFLIISNTLTSKLTTNSNNLGLDNINKRYEILTNSSIIVSKEENRFNVKLPILNLK